In Apium graveolens cultivar Ventura chromosome 10, ASM990537v1, whole genome shotgun sequence, the following are encoded in one genomic region:
- the LOC141689671 gene encoding ubiquitin-conjugating enzyme E2 22-like — MATNENLPPNVIKQLAKELKNLDETPPEGIIVGVNDEDFSTIYADIEGPAGTPYEKGIFRMKLILSRDFPHSPPKGYFLTKIFHPNIAIDGEICVNALKRDWNPNLGLRHVLIVVRCLLIEPFPESALNGQAGKMLLDNYEEYARHARIFTATHAVNSKRAKFRTGAISESDNVSQKNSATVAALHLPQTSPPSSIPAATGATAQDRSVVAPSSMGAGVVISTTVAKVPVTKKKEVCGSLKVQTDKKKIDARKKSLKRL, encoded by the exons ATG GCAACAAATGAAAATCTTCCTCCAAATGTGATAAAGCAACTTGCTAAGGAATTGAAGAATCTTGATGAAActcctcctgagggcattatAGTTGGGGTAAATGATGAAGATTTCTCAACAATATATGCTGATATAGAAGGCCCTG CTGGGACTCCATATGAAAAAGGCATCTTCCGCATGAAGTTGATACTATCCCGCGATTTCCCACATTCTCCCCCCAAAG GGTATTTTCTGACCAAGATATTCCACCCAAACATTGCAATCGATGGTGAGATCTGCGTTAATGCATTGAAGAGGGATTGGAACCCTAATCTTGGCTTACGACATGTCCTAATT GTCGTCAGATGCCTATTAATTGAGCCTTTTCCTGAATCAGCTCTAAATGGACAGGCTGGAAAGATGCTGCTTGACAATTATGAAGAGTATGCTAGACATGCCAG AATTTTCACAGCAACTCATGCTGTAAACTCGAAGCGCGCGAAATTTAGAACAGGAGCTATTTCAGAGTCAGATAATGTCAGCCAGAAGAATTCTGCCACAGTTGCAGCACTCCACTTGCCACAAACATCCCCCCCTTCCTCGATTCCTGCAGCAACAGGAGCAACCGCTCAAGATCGATCAGTTGTGGCCCCAAGCTCTATGGGTGCGGGAGTTGTTATATCCACAACTGTGGCAAAAGTGCCAGTGACTAAAAAGAAGGAAGTCTGCGGGTCATTAAAAGTTCAGACAGACAAAAAGAAGATCGATGCGAGGAAAAAAAGCTTGAAAAGATTATAA
- the LOC141691816 gene encoding uncharacterized protein LOC141691816 encodes MGYYLADGIYPSWPTFVKTISKTLGNKKKYFANAQESVRKRCRESIWSFAMIRRPSRFWDVSTMKYIMTACIILHNMIIEDEREINTEEEHFDTNGEPIVIRIPRHQSTLSEFLQTHQQIRDKQAHVQLQNDFVEHLWQIHDGGMS; translated from the coding sequence ATGGGATATTATCTTGCTGACGGTATATATCCATCATGGCCAACTTTtgtcaaaacaatttcaaaaacTTTGGGtaacaaaaagaaatattttgcaAATGCACAAGAATCTGTTAGGAAAAGATGTCGAGAGAGCATTTGGAGTTTTGCAATGATTCGCAGACCATCACGATTTTGGGATGTGAGCACAATGAAATATATTATGACAGCCTGCATAATATTACATAACATGATCATTGAAGATGAAAGAGAAATAAATACGGAGGAAGAACATTTTGATACAAATGGTGAACCGATTGTTATTCGAATACCGCGTCATCAAAGTACCCTATCAGAATTCTTACAAACGCACCAGCAGATTCGAGATAAACAAGCTCATGTTCAATTGCAAAATGATTTTGTAGAGCATCTTTGGCAGATTCATGATGGTGGTATGAGTTAA
- the LOC141689672 gene encoding calmodulin-7 has product MADQLTDDQISEFKEAFSLFDKDGDGCITTKELGTVMRSLGQNPTEAELQDMINEVDADGNGTIDFPEFLNLMARKMKDTDSEEELKEAFRVFDKDQNGFISAAELRHVMTNLGEKLTDEEVDEMIREADVDGDGQINYEEFVKVMMAK; this is encoded by the exons ATGGCCGATCAACTCACCGACGATCAGATCTCCGAGTTTAAGGAAGCTTTCAGCCTGTTTGACAAAGACGGCGATG GTTGCATCACTACCAAAGAGCTTGGGACTGTCATGAGGTCGCTAGGACAGAACCCTACCGAAGCTGAACTTCAGGATATGATAAATGAAGTGGATGCTGATGGTAATGGAACCATTGACTTTCCTGAGTTCCTAAATCTTATGGCCAGAAAGATGAAGGACACTGATTCTGAGGAAGAGCTTAAGGAGGCATTCAGAGTATTTGACAAGGATCAAAATGGTTTCATTTCTGCTGCTGAGCTGCGCCATGTCATGACCAACCTTGGGGAGAAGCTGACGGACGAAGAAGTTGATGAGATGATTCGAGAAGCTGATGTTGATGGTGATGGGCAGATCAACTATGAAGAATTTGTTAAGGTGATGATGGCCAAGTGA